One part of the Mesorhizobium sp. M4B.F.Ca.ET.058.02.1.1 genome encodes these proteins:
- the ptsP gene encoding phosphoenolpyruvate--protein phosphotransferase has product MRDTASGPRVLLKRLRELMQEPLEPQERLDRIVRDIASNMVAEVCSLYVLRADSVLELYATEGLNPNAVHLAQLRLGQGLVGTIAASARPLNLSNAQEHPAFAYLPETGEEIYNSFLGVPVLRAGRTLGVLVVQNKTMRHYRDDEVEALETTAMVIAEMIATGDLARLTRPGLELDLRRPVSFTGLSFNEGVGLGHVVLHEPRIVVTNLFNEDSEEEVRRLQTSLGSLRLSIDDMLERREVAFEGEHREVLEAYRMFANDSGWVRRLEEAIRNGLTAEAAVEKVQSDMRARMLHMTDPYLRERMSDFDDLANRLLRQLMGRGPEDVAASLPKDAILVARSMGAAELLDYPRDKLRGVVLEDGAATSHVVIVARAMGIPVAGQMKGAVSMAENGDAIIVDGEEGTIHLRPQPDLEAAYAEKVRFRARRQEVYRELRKKPSVTKDGVAVDLLMNAGLAVDLPQLAESGAAGIGLFRTELQFMVASTFPRAEAQERLYRDVLDAARGKPVTFRTIDIGGDKVLPYFKGALQEENPALGWRAIRLTLDRPGLLRTQIRALLKACGGRELKLMLPMVTELGEIAQAREIIDREVRHLSRFAHHLPTSLKLGAMLEVPSLLFQLDELMKAVDFVSVGSNDLFQFVMAVDRGNTQLSDRFDTLSAPFLRVLKTIADAGVRNHTPVTLCGELAGKPISAMALIGLGYRSISMSPASIGPVKAMLTELPLDELQAFFADNLMAPAQGLPMRALLQAFADDRSIPL; this is encoded by the coding sequence ATGCGTGATACGGCCAGTGGCCCGCGCGTTCTGCTGAAGCGGCTCCGCGAGCTCATGCAGGAGCCGCTGGAGCCGCAGGAGCGGCTCGACCGCATCGTGCGCGACATCGCCTCCAACATGGTCGCCGAGGTGTGCTCGCTCTATGTGCTGCGCGCTGATTCGGTTCTCGAGCTCTACGCCACCGAAGGTCTCAATCCGAACGCCGTCCACCTGGCGCAGTTGCGGCTCGGCCAGGGTCTCGTCGGCACCATCGCCGCCAGCGCACGGCCGCTCAACCTCTCCAACGCGCAGGAGCATCCGGCCTTCGCCTACCTGCCGGAGACCGGCGAAGAGATCTACAACTCCTTCCTCGGCGTGCCAGTGCTCAGGGCAGGGCGGACGCTTGGCGTGCTCGTGGTGCAGAACAAGACCATGCGCCACTACCGCGACGATGAAGTCGAGGCTCTGGAAACGACGGCAATGGTCATCGCCGAGATGATCGCCACCGGCGATCTCGCCAGGCTGACCCGCCCGGGCCTGGAGCTCGACCTGCGCCGCCCCGTCAGCTTCACCGGCCTTTCCTTCAACGAAGGCGTCGGGCTCGGCCATGTCGTGCTGCACGAACCGCGCATCGTCGTCACTAATTTGTTCAACGAGGACAGCGAGGAGGAAGTCCGCCGGCTGCAGACCTCGCTCGGCTCGCTCAGGCTCTCCATCGATGACATGCTGGAGCGCCGCGAGGTCGCCTTCGAGGGCGAACACCGCGAGGTGCTCGAAGCCTATCGCATGTTCGCCAACGACAGCGGCTGGGTGCGCCGGCTGGAGGAGGCGATCCGCAACGGCCTGACGGCGGAAGCGGCGGTGGAGAAGGTGCAGAGCGACATGCGCGCCCGCATGCTGCACATGACCGACCCCTATCTGCGCGAGCGGATGAGTGATTTCGATGACCTTGCCAACCGCCTGCTGCGCCAACTGATGGGGCGCGGGCCGGAGGATGTCGCGGCGTCGCTGCCGAAGGATGCCATCCTCGTCGCCCGCTCGATGGGCGCGGCCGAACTGCTCGACTACCCCAGGGACAAGCTGCGCGGCGTCGTGCTGGAGGACGGGGCCGCGACCAGCCACGTCGTCATCGTGGCGCGAGCCATGGGCATTCCCGTCGCCGGACAGATGAAGGGCGCCGTTTCCATGGCGGAAAACGGCGACGCCATCATCGTCGACGGCGAGGAGGGCACGATCCACCTCAGGCCGCAGCCCGACCTCGAAGCCGCCTATGCCGAGAAGGTGCGCTTCCGCGCGCGGCGGCAGGAGGTCTATCGCGAGCTGCGCAAGAAGCCGTCGGTGACCAAGGACGGTGTTGCTGTCGATCTGCTGATGAATGCCGGGCTTGCTGTCGACCTGCCGCAGCTTGCCGAGTCGGGCGCGGCCGGAATCGGCTTGTTCCGCACCGAGCTGCAGTTCATGGTCGCCTCGACCTTTCCGCGCGCCGAGGCGCAGGAGCGGCTCTATCGCGACGTGCTCGATGCCGCGCGCGGCAAGCCGGTGACCTTTCGCACCATCGACATCGGCGGCGACAAGGTGCTGCCTTACTTCAAGGGGGCGTTGCAGGAGGAGAACCCGGCGCTCGGCTGGCGGGCGATCCGGCTCACCCTCGACCGCCCGGGTCTGCTCAGGACGCAGATCCGTGCCTTGCTCAAGGCCTGCGGCGGCCGAGAGCTCAAGCTGATGCTGCCGATGGTGACGGAGCTCGGCGAGATCGCGCAGGCGCGCGAGATCATCGACCGAGAGGTCAGGCACCTGTCGCGCTTTGCACACCATCTGCCGACCAGCTTGAAGCTCGGCGCCATGCTGGAAGTGCCGTCGCTGCTGTTTCAGCTAGACGAACTGATGAAGGCGGTGGACTTCGTCTCGGTCGGCTCCAACGACCTGTTCCAGTTCGTCATGGCGGTCGATCGCGGCAACACGCAATTGTCGGACCGCTTCGACACGCTGTCGGCGCCGTTCCTGCGGGTTCTGAAGACGATCGCCGACGCCGGCGTGCGCAACCACACGCCGGTGACGCTGTGCGGCGAACTGGCCGGAAAACCCATATCCGCAATGGCGCTGATCGGCCTCGGCTATCGCTCGATCTCGATGTCGCCGGCTTCGATCGGCCCGGTCAAGGCGATGCTGACCGAATTGCCGCTGGACGAATTGCAAGCCTTCTTCGCCGACAATCTGATGGCGCCGGCGCAGGGGCTGCCGATGCGCGCCCTGCTGCAAGCCTTTGCCGACGACCGCTCGATTCCGCTCTAG
- the prfA gene encoding peptide chain release factor 1: MINLPRDRMDQVVKRFEMLEAQMSAGPTADAYVRMASEYADIQEMVAKIRALRAAEQEQADLEAMLADKGTDAEMRALAEADLPQVEDRIETLRKDIQILLLPKDAADDKNAILEIRAGTGGDEAALFAGDLFRMYERYAASRGWRFEVVSASDGEVGGYKEIIASVSGKGVFAHLKFESGVHRVQRVPATEAGGRIHTSAATVAVLPEAEEVDIEIRAEDIRIDTMRASGSGGQHVNTTDSAVRITHLPTGIMVVQAEKSQHQNRARAMQILRARLYDLERSRADEERSESRKSQVGSGDRSERIRTYNFPQGRLTDHRINLTLYKLDRVMMGELDEVVDALISDHQSKLLADIGLDG, from the coding sequence ATGATCAACCTGCCGCGCGACCGCATGGATCAAGTCGTGAAGCGTTTCGAGATGCTCGAAGCGCAGATGTCGGCCGGGCCGACTGCGGACGCCTATGTCCGGATGGCCTCGGAATACGCCGACATCCAGGAGATGGTAGCCAAGATCCGGGCGCTGCGCGCAGCCGAGCAGGAACAGGCCGACCTCGAGGCGATGCTCGCCGACAAGGGCACCGATGCCGAGATGCGGGCGCTCGCCGAGGCCGACCTTCCGCAAGTCGAGGACCGCATCGAGACGTTGCGGAAAGACATCCAGATCCTGCTCCTGCCCAAGGATGCCGCCGACGACAAGAACGCCATTCTGGAAATCCGCGCCGGCACCGGCGGCGACGAGGCGGCGTTGTTCGCCGGCGACCTGTTTCGCATGTATGAGCGCTACGCCGCCTCGCGCGGCTGGCGCTTCGAAGTGGTCTCCGCAAGCGACGGCGAGGTCGGCGGCTACAAGGAAATCATCGCCTCGGTGTCGGGCAAAGGCGTGTTCGCGCATCTGAAATTCGAGTCCGGCGTGCACCGGGTGCAGCGCGTGCCGGCGACCGAGGCTGGCGGGCGCATCCACACCTCGGCGGCGACCGTCGCCGTGCTGCCGGAAGCGGAGGAGGTCGACATCGAGATCCGGGCCGAAGACATCCGCATCGACACGATGCGCGCATCGGGTTCCGGCGGCCAGCACGTCAACACCACCGATTCGGCGGTGCGCATCACCCATTTGCCGACCGGCATCATGGTGGTGCAGGCGGAAAAGTCACAGCACCAGAACCGGGCGCGCGCCATGCAGATCCTGCGGGCGCGGCTCTATGACCTCGAACGCAGCAGGGCGGACGAGGAGCGCTCGGAATCGCGCAAGTCGCAGGTTGGCTCGGGCGACCGCTCGGAGCGCATCCGCACCTACAACTTCCCGCAAGGCCGCCTCACCGACCACCGCATCAACCTCACTCTCTACAAGCTCGACCGGGTGATGATGGGCGAGCTCGACGAGGTCGTCGACGCGCTGATCTCCGACCACCAGTCGAAACTGCTCGCCGACATTGGCCTCGATGGCTGA
- the prmC gene encoding peptide chain release factor N(5)-glutamine methyltransferase: protein MADILPGTLGPLLREARQRLAAAGVADPTLDARLLVEHFSGTTRTQAIAEPARTVPAEAIVAIDAALRRRVAGEPVHRILGFREFYGLRLWLSPETLEPRPDTETLVEAILPFAKATAERQGECRILDLGTGSGAIALALLSAVPGAVATGVDIAAGALATAMRNARDLGLADRFETLESNWFAKVSGSYHVIAANPPYIPRQDIGNLQDEVRGFDPHLALDGGADGLDPYRIIAAEAAGFLETEGLVVVEIGHTQRIEVADIFTAAGYRLADKFRDLGGNDRALVFERAKP, encoded by the coding sequence ATGGCTGACATTTTGCCCGGCACGCTCGGGCCGCTGCTGCGGGAGGCGCGGCAACGTCTGGCCGCCGCCGGCGTGGCCGATCCGACGCTGGATGCCAGGCTGCTCGTCGAGCATTTTTCCGGAACGACCCGCACCCAGGCCATCGCCGAGCCGGCGCGAACCGTGCCGGCGGAGGCGATTGTGGCCATCGATGCGGCCCTGCGACGGCGCGTCGCAGGCGAGCCGGTGCACCGAATCCTCGGGTTTCGCGAGTTCTACGGACTGAGGCTATGGCTCTCGCCGGAGACGCTGGAGCCGCGCCCCGACACCGAGACGTTGGTCGAGGCGATCCTGCCCTTCGCCAAGGCAACGGCGGAGCGGCAAGGCGAATGCCGTATCCTCGATCTCGGCACCGGTAGTGGCGCCATCGCGCTGGCGCTGCTTAGCGCCGTTCCCGGCGCTGTCGCGACCGGTGTCGACATAGCCGCGGGTGCGCTGGCCACAGCCATGCGCAATGCCCGTGACCTGGGGCTCGCCGACCGGTTCGAAACGCTTGAATCCAACTGGTTTGCAAAAGTTTCCGGCAGCTACCATGTAATTGCCGCAAACCCTCCCTATATACCTCGGCAAGACATAGGAAATCTGCAGGACGAGGTCCGCGGTTTCGATCCGCATCTGGCGCTTGACGGCGGCGCGGACGGTCTGGACCCCTACAGGATCATAGCCGCTGAGGCGGCGGGCTTTCTGGAAACCGAAGGCTTGGTCGTGGTCGAGATCGGCCACACGCAGCGAATCGAAGTGGCGGACATCTTCACGGCAGCCGGCTATCGGTTGGCCGATAAGTTTCGCGACCTCGGCGGTAACGACAGGGCTCTGGTGTTCGAACGCGCAAAGCCCTGA
- a CDS encoding DUF4167 domain-containing protein translates to MRGRNNNGGGGGNNNNRKGPNPLTRNYESNGPDVKIRGSAQQIAEKYAALARDAQSSGDRVMAENYLQHAEHYNRIIAAAQAQMPIQNVQQNRDDFDDDADEDRDEFDTVGNSNAGEAPAAAANQGAGPQPVIEGELAFNQDNGNGRDNGQRDGHGRDNGGRHRDRRQNGGYGQNGQRGDYGQRGEHSGQRFDQNRRNEAPALPEAAAQAEPTVAEQAPLFDSFSPAALAAQAERNEAAADNGGSRRPRRPRRSRGNADEANADQTDSQAEAGSGDAGTEGVNAAPAEASAAPSEDNLAPAEGAANDPVIADVNN, encoded by the coding sequence ATGCGCGGTCGCAATAACAATGGCGGCGGCGGTGGCAACAACAACAACCGCAAGGGCCCCAATCCCCTGACGCGCAACTACGAGAGCAACGGCCCGGATGTGAAGATCCGCGGATCGGCTCAGCAGATCGCCGAAAAATACGCCGCACTCGCCCGTGACGCGCAAAGCTCCGGCGACCGGGTGATGGCGGAAAACTATCTTCAGCACGCCGAACACTACAATCGCATCATTGCCGCCGCGCAGGCGCAGATGCCGATCCAGAACGTCCAGCAGAATCGCGACGATTTCGATGACGACGCGGACGAGGATCGCGACGAGTTCGACACTGTCGGCAACAGCAATGCCGGCGAAGCTCCGGCCGCGGCCGCCAACCAAGGTGCCGGCCCGCAGCCGGTGATCGAGGGCGAGCTGGCCTTCAATCAGGACAATGGAAACGGCCGCGACAATGGCCAACGCGATGGCCATGGCCGCGACAATGGCGGGCGCCACCGCGACCGACGCCAAAATGGCGGCTACGGCCAGAACGGCCAGCGCGGCGATTATGGCCAGCGCGGCGAGCATAGCGGCCAGCGCTTCGACCAGAACCGCCGCAACGAGGCGCCGGCGCTGCCGGAAGCCGCCGCCCAGGCGGAGCCGACCGTGGCCGAGCAGGCGCCCCTGTTCGACAGTTTTTCGCCGGCGGCCCTCGCGGCCCAGGCAGAGCGCAACGAAGCGGCCGCCGACAATGGCGGCTCGCGCCGTCCGCGCCGTCCACGCCGTTCGCGCGGCAATGCCGACGAAGCCAATGCCGACCAGACGGATAGCCAGGCCGAAGCCGGCAGCGGCGATGCGGGCACCGAAGGGGTGAACGCGGCGCCTGCCGAAGCCAGTGCCGCGCCGTCCGAAGACAATCTGGCCCCGGCCGAAGGCGCGGCCAACGACCCGGTCATTGCCGACGTCAACAACTGA
- the clpB gene encoding ATP-dependent chaperone ClpB produces MNLEKYSERVRGFIQSAQTMALSRNHQQFTPEHMLKVLVDDDEGLAASLIERAGGNVRDIKLGVEAALEAMPKVEGGNGQLYLAQPLAKVFSTAEELAKKAGDSFVTVERLLQALAMEKSAKTADILSKAGVTAQALNQVINDVRKGRTADSANAEQGYDALKKYARDLTADARAGKLDPVIGRDDEIRRTIQVLSRRTKNNPVLIGEPGVGKTAIAEGLALRIVNGDVPESLKDKQLMALDMGALIAGAKYRGEFEERLKAVLNEVTAAAGNIILFIDEMHTLVGAGKADGAMDASNLLKPALARGELHCVGATTLDEYRKHVEKDAALARRFQPVFVNEPTVEDTVSILRGLKEKYEQHHKVRISDSALVSAATLSNRYIADRFLPDKAIDLVDEAASRLRMQVDSKPEALDEVDRRIMQLKIEREALKVEKDEASKDRLARLEKELAGLEEESTELTSKWQAEKQKLGLAADLKKQLDEARNELAIAQRKGEFQRAGELAYGKIPELEKKLKEAEAQDGKAGMVEEVVTPDHVAHIVSRWTGIPVDKMLEGEREKLLRMEDEIGKRVVGQGEAVQAVSKAVRRARAGLQDPNRPIGSFMFLGPTGVGKTELTKALANFLFDDENALVRIDMSEFMEKHSVARLIGAPPGYVGYEEGGALTEAVRRRPYQVVLFDEIEKAHPDVFNVLLQVLDDGRLTDGQGRTVDFRNTLIIMTSNLGAEYLVNLGEDQDVDAVRDEVMSVVRASFRPEFLNRVDEVILFHRLRRLDMDRIVEIQLKRLENLLTDRKIALSLDHDAIEWLAAKGYDPAYGARPLKRVMQKELQDPLAEKILLGEILDGSTVKVTAGSDRLNFRSKPTVVATEAAA; encoded by the coding sequence ATGAATCTTGAAAAATATTCCGAGCGCGTGCGCGGCTTCATCCAGTCCGCCCAGACCATGGCACTCTCGCGCAATCACCAGCAATTCACCCCCGAACATATGCTGAAGGTGCTCGTCGATGACGACGAGGGCCTGGCCGCATCGCTGATCGAGCGCGCCGGCGGCAATGTCCGCGACATCAAGCTGGGCGTCGAGGCCGCACTCGAGGCCATGCCCAAAGTGGAAGGCGGCAATGGCCAGCTCTACCTGGCGCAGCCCTTGGCCAAGGTGTTCTCGACCGCCGAGGAGCTGGCCAAGAAGGCCGGCGACAGCTTCGTCACCGTCGAACGCCTGCTGCAGGCTCTGGCCATGGAGAAGTCGGCCAAGACCGCCGACATCCTCTCCAAGGCCGGCGTGACCGCGCAGGCGCTGAACCAGGTCATCAATGATGTCCGCAAGGGTCGCACCGCCGATTCGGCCAACGCCGAGCAGGGCTATGACGCGTTGAAGAAATACGCGCGCGACCTCACGGCCGACGCGCGCGCCGGCAAGCTCGATCCGGTCATCGGCCGCGACGACGAGATCCGCCGCACCATCCAGGTGCTGTCGCGCCGCACCAAGAACAACCCGGTGCTGATCGGCGAGCCGGGCGTCGGCAAGACGGCGATCGCCGAGGGCCTGGCGCTGCGCATCGTCAATGGCGACGTGCCGGAATCGCTGAAGGACAAGCAGCTGATGGCGCTCGACATGGGTGCGCTGATCGCCGGCGCCAAATATCGTGGCGAGTTCGAGGAGCGGCTGAAAGCCGTGCTCAACGAGGTGACGGCCGCCGCCGGCAACATCATCCTGTTCATCGACGAGATGCACACGCTGGTCGGCGCCGGCAAGGCGGACGGCGCCATGGACGCGTCCAACCTTCTGAAGCCGGCGCTGGCGCGCGGCGAGCTGCACTGCGTCGGCGCGACCACGCTCGACGAGTACCGCAAGCATGTCGAGAAAGACGCGGCGCTTGCCCGCCGCTTCCAGCCGGTGTTCGTCAACGAGCCGACGGTGGAGGACACCGTCTCTATCCTGCGCGGCCTCAAGGAGAAGTACGAACAGCATCATAAGGTGCGCATCTCCGATTCGGCGCTGGTCTCCGCGGCGACGCTTTCCAACCGCTACATCGCCGACCGCTTCCTGCCGGACAAGGCGATCGACCTTGTCGACGAGGCCGCCTCGCGGCTGAGGATGCAGGTCGATTCGAAGCCGGAAGCGCTGGACGAGGTCGACCGCCGCATCATGCAGCTCAAGATCGAGCGCGAGGCGCTCAAGGTCGAGAAGGACGAGGCCTCGAAGGACCGGCTCGCCAGGCTGGAAAAGGAGCTTGCCGGGCTGGAGGAGGAGTCCACCGAGCTCACCTCGAAATGGCAGGCCGAGAAGCAGAAGCTCGGGCTCGCCGCCGACCTCAAGAAGCAGCTTGACGAGGCGCGCAACGAACTGGCCATCGCCCAGCGCAAGGGCGAGTTCCAGCGCGCCGGCGAGCTTGCCTATGGCAAGATCCCGGAGCTGGAGAAGAAGCTGAAGGAGGCCGAGGCGCAGGACGGCAAGGCCGGCATGGTCGAGGAGGTGGTCACGCCCGACCACGTCGCCCATATCGTGTCGCGCTGGACCGGCATTCCGGTCGACAAGATGCTGGAAGGCGAGCGCGAGAAGCTGCTGCGCATGGAAGACGAGATCGGCAAGCGGGTCGTCGGCCAGGGCGAGGCGGTGCAGGCCGTCTCCAAGGCGGTGCGCCGCGCCCGCGCCGGACTGCAGGATCCGAACCGGCCGATAGGCTCGTTCATGTTCCTCGGCCCGACCGGCGTCGGCAAGACCGAGCTCACCAAGGCGCTGGCCAATTTCCTGTTCGACGACGAAAACGCTTTGGTGCGCATCGACATGTCGGAGTTCATGGAGAAGCATTCGGTCGCCCGGCTGATCGGCGCGCCTCCCGGCTATGTCGGCTATGAGGAGGGTGGCGCGCTGACCGAAGCGGTGCGGCGGCGGCCCTATCAGGTCGTGCTGTTCGATGAAATCGAGAAGGCGCATCCGGACGTGTTCAACGTGCTCCTGCAGGTGCTTGACGACGGCCGCCTGACCGATGGCCAGGGCCGCACAGTCGACTTCCGCAACACGCTGATCATCATGACCTCCAATCTCGGCGCCGAATATCTGGTCAACCTCGGCGAGGACCAGGATGTCGATGCTGTGCGAGACGAGGTGATGAGCGTGGTGAGGGCCTCCTTCCGGCCGGAGTTCCTCAACCGCGTCGACGAGGTGATCCTGTTCCACCGGCTGCGCCGGCTGGATATGGACCGCATCGTCGAGATCCAACTCAAGCGGCTGGAGAACCTGCTCACCGACCGCAAGATCGCGCTATCGCTGGATCACGACGCGATCGAGTGGCTGGCGGCCAAGGGCTACGACCCGGCCTATGGCGCGCGGCCGCTGAAGCGGGTGATGCAGAAGGAGCTGCAGGATCCGCTGGCGGAGAAGATCCTGCTCGGCGAGATCCTCGACGGCTCGACTGTCAAGGTCACCGCCGGTTCCGACCGGCTGAACTTCCGCTCGAAGCCGACGGTCGTGGCGACCGAGGCGGCGGCCTGA
- a CDS encoding MmcQ/YjbR family DNA-binding protein gives MTLDDYNSFCASLPRTTHVVQWGGAHVWKVGGKVFAIGGWDEGKQLFVTFKCSDIAYDVLKEQPGCRPAPYLASRGMKWIQRQTSQSMDDAALKDYLGESHRLVVLKLTRQTRRELGL, from the coding sequence ATGACGCTCGACGACTACAACAGCTTCTGCGCCTCGCTGCCCCGGACGACGCATGTCGTCCAGTGGGGCGGCGCCCATGTCTGGAAGGTCGGTGGCAAGGTGTTTGCCATTGGCGGCTGGGACGAGGGCAAACAGCTCTTCGTCACCTTCAAATGTTCCGACATCGCCTATGACGTGCTGAAGGAGCAGCCAGGCTGCCGGCCCGCGCCCTATCTTGCCTCGCGCGGCATGAAATGGATCCAGCGCCAGACAAGCCAGAGCATGGATGATGCGGCGCTGAAGGACTATCTCGGCGAAAGCCACCGCCTGGTCGTCCTCAAGCTGACGAGACAGACACGCAGGGAATTGGGCCTGTAG
- a CDS encoding L,D-transpeptidase family protein, translating to MLRTIVCLSAVVAGLVSSGAFAAPSGDGAEREARAPGGILLAQDGNIDVYYDARGNRVIVDADTGKVIAIQPPNTRLDRRALRRQLRMQELGRAPVEDDDRYYLDDPEDMARFRRRQLDEEGRVIPPPADEYDPYGDNSVDAFPPVPDDEGNTATYPEAPKPNTVKRQPLNEASIDPAQPDQDTQASLPPDTGGKATVDPSLSLGARQDVAALQVLLDRAGASPGVIDGRFGSNVDKALAAYNEITGSNLRSTDAVGIQSALAQSGGDAFASYTITPEDAAGPYVASIPEDYSQKAQLDRMGYTSVTEALAERFHMDENYLKSINQGLDFNRPGTIIKVANFGRLVSTPVARIVADKGKKEVFAYDAAGKLVAAYPATIGSADTPSPSGIHTVSRIALDPNYTYNPSINFKQGQNDKILTIPPGPNGPVGSVWIALDKPTYGIHGTPDPSKIGKTESHGCVRLTNWDARELAKIVSPGVTVEFVGGSSADDIAQQ from the coding sequence ATGTTGCGCACGATCGTCTGCCTTTCGGCTGTTGTCGCCGGATTGGTGTCTTCCGGCGCGTTCGCGGCGCCGAGTGGCGACGGCGCGGAAAGGGAGGCCCGCGCTCCCGGCGGCATCCTTCTCGCCCAGGACGGCAACATCGACGTCTATTACGACGCCAGGGGAAACCGCGTCATAGTCGATGCCGATACCGGCAAGGTCATCGCTATCCAGCCGCCGAACACTAGGCTCGATCGCAGGGCGCTGCGCCGGCAGCTGCGGATGCAGGAGCTCGGCCGCGCGCCGGTCGAGGATGACGACCGCTACTATCTCGACGATCCCGAAGACATGGCCCGCTTCCGCCGCAGGCAGCTGGACGAGGAAGGCAGGGTGATTCCGCCGCCGGCCGACGAATACGATCCCTATGGCGACAATTCCGTGGATGCCTTTCCGCCGGTGCCGGACGATGAAGGCAACACCGCCACCTACCCGGAGGCGCCGAAGCCGAATACCGTCAAGCGCCAACCGCTGAACGAGGCGTCGATCGACCCCGCGCAGCCGGATCAGGATACGCAGGCTTCCCTGCCGCCGGACACCGGTGGCAAGGCCACGGTCGACCCGTCGCTGTCGCTCGGCGCGCGCCAGGATGTGGCGGCGCTGCAGGTGCTGCTCGATCGCGCCGGCGCGTCGCCGGGCGTGATCGACGGGCGATTCGGCTCCAATGTCGACAAGGCGCTGGCCGCCTACAACGAGATCACGGGCAGCAATCTGCGCTCGACCGACGCCGTCGGCATCCAGTCGGCGCTGGCACAGTCGGGCGGCGATGCGTTCGCCTCCTACACGATCACGCCCGAGGACGCGGCCGGTCCCTACGTCGCGTCGATCCCAGAAGACTACAGCCAGAAGGCCCAGCTCGACCGCATGGGCTACACCTCCGTCACCGAAGCGCTGGCCGAGCGTTTCCATATGGATGAGAACTATCTGAAGTCGATCAATCAGGGCCTCGATTTCAACCGCCCCGGCACGATCATCAAGGTCGCCAATTTCGGCAGGCTGGTATCGACGCCGGTTGCCCGCATCGTCGCCGACAAGGGCAAGAAGGAAGTCTTCGCCTATGACGCGGCCGGCAAGCTGGTTGCCGCCTATCCGGCCACCATCGGCTCGGCCGACACGCCGTCGCCATCGGGCATCCACACCGTGTCGCGTATCGCGCTCGATCCGAACTACACCTACAACCCGAGCATCAATTTCAAGCAGGGCCAGAACGACAAGATCCTGACCATCCCGCCGGGACCGAACGGCCCGGTTGGTTCGGTGTGGATTGCGCTGGACAAGCCGACCTACGGCATCCACGGCACCCCCGATCCCTCCAAGATCGGCAAGACCGAAAGCCATGGCTGCGTGCGCCTGACGAACTGGGATGCGCGGGAGCTCGCCAAGATCGTGTCGCCCGGCGTCACCGTGGAATTCGTCGGCGGATCTTCAGCCGATGACATTGCGCAGCAATGA
- a CDS encoding TMEM175 family protein codes for MPPHEAVHSEGELPAAIAALAPRFLTYALSFLTLTIFWFAQQAQHRLIAKSDRRLATLNLCFLAFIALLPFSTDLLADFLEFRIAVIA; via the coding sequence GTGCCGCCGCACGAAGCGGTCCATTCCGAGGGCGAGTTGCCGGCGGCGATCGCGGCGCTGGCGCCACGTTTCCTGACCTATGCGCTGAGCTTCCTGACGTTGACCATCTTCTGGTTCGCCCAGCAGGCGCAGCATAGGCTGATCGCCAAATCAGACCGGCGGCTCGCGACGTTGAACCTGTGCTTTCTCGCCTTCATCGCACTCTTGCCGTTCTCGACCGACCTTCTGGCCGACTTCCTCGAGTTCAGGATCGCGGTGATCGCCTAG